ATCTCGTTGCGGCCATTCGGGTTGCGCTCTTTCAAGAACGCCAGGAACCGCCGGAAACCCTCGATCCCGTCGGGCGCGGTCGGGTTGTGCTGGATATAGCGGTCGCCGAAATGTTTGGCCGCCGCCTCGAAATCCCGCTGGTTGAGCGCCTTTTCGTAGAAGTCGAGAACCACCTTCTTGTTGGCCTCCAGCGTGGCATCGGCGGCCATCGCGGGAACCGCGGCGACCGGCGCCGCAACCAGCGCCAGCCCAAAGCGTCGTCTATCCATGACAGGTCTCCAATCTGAGCTCGTCCCAGATCATTCCGTCGGCGAGGCTATATCAACCCTGTCGCTTTGCGCGGCCCTGGCCCGGTCACATCAGGGCACATTCGCGTGATGGCGGCATTGGCCGCCGTGTAAGTCCGGGGGCTCCGGCGCAACCGGCAGCAAGGCGTGCCAGGCGGCCATGGCACAATCGACGATGGTGTTCATCGTCCGTGGGTCCGCGCCGTCGCGGGCCTGGATCGACAGGCCCTGCAGCACGGTCGAATAGAAGTCGGTCAAGGCGGCGGTGTCGGTGCCATCGGGCAGGTCGCCGTCGCTGATGCCACGGTTCAGCCGCTCTTCCAGCGCCGCGCGCGCCTGGCGGCGCAGCTCCATCAGGAACTGGCAGACCGCGTCGCTCTGCGAACTGGCGGTCGGGGCGGCCAGCGTCACCATGCAGCCGGTCGGATGGTCAGGCCGGACAAAGGCTGCCGCATTGCTGCGCAACATGCCATCGACCGCCTGGCGGGCGGTCGCGCCTTCACGCAATGCGCAGGCCGTCAGCTTGCCGTCGGTCTCGCCATAAAGCGCCACCGCGTCGCGGAACAATTGTTCCTTCGAGCCGAAACAGGCGTAGAGGCTCGGCGAGTTGATGCCCATCGCCGTCGTCAGGTCGGCCACCGAGGCGCCGTCATAGCCGCGCCGCCAGAACAGCTCCATGGCTTTCTGCAGCACCTCGACCCGGTCGAAACGGCGTGGACGGCCACGTTCGGCCATGGCTCTCCCTTTCTGTGACGATCGATAAATAATTCTCTTGACGCGGTTGTGCAACTTCGATCTTATTTATGTATCGATCATCACATAAATGGAGTTTCCGATGAGCAGGCTTGCTGGCAAAGTCGCCCTCGTCACCGGTGGCAGCCGCGGCATCGGCGCCGCCATCGCCAGGCGACTGGCCGAGGACGGCGCCGACGTGGCGCTGACCTATGTCAGTTCGCCGGCCAAGGCCGATGCCGTCGTCGCCGAGATCAAGGCGCTCGGCCGCAAGGGCCTGGCGCTCGCCGCCGACAGCGCCGATGCCGCCGCGGTGGTCAGCGCCGTCGAGCGCACGGTCGAGGTGTTCGGCCGGATCGACATCATCGTCAACAATGCCGGCATCTTCATCGGCGGCTCACTCGACAACGACACGCTGGAAGACATCGACCGGACGCTCGCGGTCAATGTCCGCGCCGTCTATGTCGGTTCGCAGGCGGCCGCGCGCCACATGGGCAAAGGTGGTCGGATCATCTCGATCGGCAGTTGCCTCGCCGAACTGGTCGGCGATCCCGGCATCACGCTCTATTCGCTGAGCAAGGCCGCGCTGGTCGGACTGACCAAGGGAA
This portion of the Phreatobacter stygius genome encodes:
- a CDS encoding TetR/AcrR family transcriptional regulator; the encoded protein is MAERGRPRRFDRVEVLQKAMELFWRRGYDGASVADLTTAMGINSPSLYACFGSKEQLFRDAVALYGETDGKLTACALREGATARQAVDGMLRSNAAAFVRPDHPTGCMVTLAAPTASSQSDAVCQFLMELRRQARAALEERLNRGISDGDLPDGTDTAALTDFYSTVLQGLSIQARDGADPRTMNTIVDCAMAAWHALLPVAPEPPDLHGGQCRHHANVP
- a CDS encoding nuclear transport factor 2 family protein — translated: MDRRRFGLALVAAPVAAVPAMAADATLEANKKVVLDFYEKALNQRDFEAAAKHFGDRYIQHNPTAPDGIEGFRRFLAFLKERNPNGRNEIKRVLADGDLVALHVHSRREPADRGLAIVDIFRLEAGKIVEHWDVIQPVPETAANSNGMF
- a CDS encoding 3-oxoacyl-ACP reductase family protein, which translates into the protein MSRLAGKVALVTGGSRGIGAAIARRLAEDGADVALTYVSSPAKADAVVAEIKALGRKGLALAADSADAAAVVSAVERTVEVFGRIDIIVNNAGIFIGGSLDNDTLEDIDRTLAVNVRAVYVGSQAAARHMGKGGRIISIGSCLAELVGDPGITLYSLSKAALVGLTKGMARDLGPRGITVNIVHPGPTDTDMNPAEGAHADQQRSRLPLGHYGKATDIAAAVAYLAGEDAGFVTGAALAVDGGFAA